One segment of Deinococcus yavapaiensis KR-236 DNA contains the following:
- a CDS encoding MOSC domain-containing protein: MKSTVEAVHVGAAHTFSKEPRALVRLVAGLGVEGDVHAGETVKHRSRVRQDPSQPNLRQVHLLHAELHDELRARGFDVRSGDLGENVTTRGLDVLSVPRGTRLHLGPNAVVEITGLRNPCQQIEDFRAGLLAAVLDRDEHGALVRKAGVMGIVVTSGDVRPGDEIEVRFPPRPWSALERV, encoded by the coding sequence ATGAAGTCCACTGTCGAGGCCGTCCATGTCGGCGCGGCGCACACCTTCTCGAAAGAGCCTCGGGCGCTCGTCCGTCTCGTCGCGGGACTCGGCGTGGAGGGAGACGTGCACGCGGGCGAGACGGTGAAGCATCGCTCTCGAGTGCGGCAAGATCCCAGCCAACCGAACTTGCGGCAAGTGCACCTTCTGCACGCCGAGTTGCACGACGAACTGCGCGCACGCGGCTTCGACGTCCGCTCGGGCGATCTCGGCGAGAACGTCACGACGCGCGGCCTCGACGTGTTGAGCGTGCCGCGCGGCACACGCCTGCACCTCGGGCCGAACGCCGTCGTGGAGATCACGGGCTTGCGCAATCCCTGCCAGCAGATCGAGGACTTCCGAGCGGGTCTGCTCGCCGCCGTGCTGGACCGCGACGAGCACGGCGCCCTCGTGCGCAAGGCGGGCGTGATGGGCATCGTCGTGACGAGCGGCGACGTACGTCCCGGCGACGAAATCGAGGTGCGATTCCCACCTCGACCGTGGTCGGCTTTGGAACGCGTTTGA